ATCATCAGATCGGTGAACTCCTGCAGATGCTCAGGGAACAGCTGCACGGCGTCCATGTACAGACCCTGGTCACCGGACGTGTCATTTACACCAGATGCAGATTCACAATCATACACGGCAAACAAGACAGGTAATGACTTTTTTGTTCATTAGCTGTGTGGAACATCTTTTTGTGCTGTGTCTCACCTTTGCCCAGGGGATATTTTGTAAAGCCCTGTAGAAGATCCCCCTGGCTTTATCGACCTTCCCTTCGgacacctgcaaacacacacccacataaaCACTGTAATAACACAACAATGCTGATAATTGATCAGTCAATATTTGAGTATCCAAATGTGTAAATTATGCTTACCCTACATACTTTCTTATATCtcaagaaatatatatatatatatatatatatatatatatatatatatatatatatatggaaatgtttatttataaaaatatatagattAACAAGCCAAATTGGATtttaaaaccacagcagaaTCATTCATATGTATTAAaactatttctattttttttatctgtccCTTTGCATGTTTTCTTGAAATACATTGACATTCACATGCTTCTGCTTTTTTCAAGTGTTTCTTAGTGTGCCACAAAAGATGGGTTCACGTTTTTGGTCTTTAAATGgtttactttcatttttttgagcagaagaagaaaagaaaaaagaaaaagaaaaaaaactagtaTATCTAATGCTAAACTGAGTTCATTAAAGCAATTGTGTCTTTTCTAAAATGTATATACATATGTTCTAAAATGTATTTAGTAAAAGTTAGAAATTATTAAACAGATGAGATTTTGTACTAGAAACACTACAACTCTAATTATGACATCTAGTAGATATTCAATTTGCCTGAACTGCAAGGTTGAGGAATATAATTTGTTTCACTTATGGTTTTAATACAAATTCATATTTTAatatagatttatatttaaaacaatatttgtgTTATTAGCCATCTCACCAAGAAATGCATGTACATCCTCCAAAGTAAAGGACAGTGAGCACCCATCTCCGATGCTATAGCGTTTTCAAACAGTCTGCGAATACGGTGGCTGAGACCATTTTCCGGCAGGATGGGCAAAGCAACATCATGAGAACAAGACCTACAAGATGATGTAACaacatacaaacattttttttaagtaCTTAAAATCAAGAAGTTAGAGGCAATTTATACTTCCTTTTATGATTTAAGTTTATGATTTGAGTTTTTCTGGCATATATCCCAAGGAGAAACAAGATGTATCCTGTGTCTAAGTAGAAACATACAAGTATCCTCCAGCTTCTATTACCTCTGAGCAGCATCCaccagctgcttcctttgttgtTCAGCAACAATAGCAAATAGGTGTGGAACCACACTGTTGCTGTCCTTGGTTACCGAATGAAAAAAACGTCTGGCCCGGCCAGCACTATGGTAATGGTTCTCAACCTGAAATACAAGACGCATGAAGGTCACAGTTCCTAAATAAACAAGAGAGAAACAGTAGAAAACTACACTTTAGGGAATACCGGCTGTACAAAGGTGTAAACGGTTACTAAAGCTCATTTTAAATAAGctgaataaaacaacataaCGTAATACAGCAATACCTGTACATATATGCTCCACAGTGTGGTACTGCTGGGCCAGCTGGAGAGGGCAGAGGTCAGAGTGTGTCTTAGTGTTGCCAGGGGAAACACAATGACGCTGTTATGGTACCTTAGCAACGCGGCCTGCTGTACCGCTAGTACTTTACACTCAGAAGCAAGCTTGGTGATATATGTGAACTCAGCCCTAGCACACTCTGCCTCCCCATCACTGTTTGTTAATTTGTGATGCAACTCCTCCATTTTCCCCCTAGCTTGGCTGTAGACTTCATTAGCTGCAGATATGCCCACTGTGAGGTActggaacagagcagagcagccgaCCAGGCCTCTCAGTCTCAGCGTCTCTGGACCTGGTaatgaaaacacaatttaaCTTTTACAACACATGCTTCtggcagaagaagaggaggctaGTGTAAGTGTGTACAAGTTTTAAACTCTGAGCCAACGAACAACAATCTGACTGAGCTAAATAGTTTGTTCTCATAAGGTTTTCTTTACCTTAAACTATATCACAGTTCACCTCTTAAACCTTGAAATACACAGAGGTTGACAAACCTTTTTTTCCGGACGGAGGACTGTTGGGGTTCTCATCCAGCACTGACAAGCCAGCTGATAGAGCCTGTTCATATGCCTTTCTAGCTTTCAGAATGGAAACAGGGGAGATGGACTGGGGGGATGCTGGAGTGAATGAGGAGTTTCCATCAGCTAGCTTTGTTAGCACAGAGACAGCTGGGGAAGCCGTTACGTCCTTCAATCTCCCTCCTCGCACAGTTGTGCAGTCCTCCACCTCTAGCTGTGCCCATAGCAGACACAGCTCGCAGAAACTGGGGCTACTTAGCCCTTCGGTTCCACCCATTGCAGTTGCTGTGGAGAAAACTTTGCGTGCTTCGTCGAGGTTGCCCAGCATCCACTCCATATGGGCATACTCCCGCCACAAGACCAGTGACGAGCGGTTTTCCGGTTCTTTGAGCAGTCGCTTGGCAACCCGCTTACTTCTCTTGCCCTGAGAGCGAAGACGCTTTTTGTTGCTGCCTTGCAGACAGTGAAAGACctgacacatacacaaatacagcaggaagacaaagaaaTGTACAAATTTGACAAATGTTTTGCTAGTTTTCTCACCTAAGTTGTTTCAAAAAGACAACTGAGTCTTACTTTAACTTTCTCATACTGCATCCAGCAGAGTGACAGGACAGCTCGGTGGTGTGTGGGAAGAAAGGCTTGGACCATGTTAAACACATTGGTGACAAACCTCTCACCATGTTTGCCCAGTCCTGCCAACTTCTTTGTCCCTTGTAGTGTGGTCATGTGACCTACAGCATTAATCCCAAGGTCAGGTAGGTCATGGGAGGTCAGAGGATGCTGGAGGTCAGTACCTACAGTAGGACGTGACAGGGGACTTTGTCACCACctttaaatgtgataaaatgacTTTGTTCTAATTGATGGTGTCAGTTTTACCCTGAGTGAGCAGTGAAAGGTTCTCCAGCAACAGGTCAGACTGACAGAGGGCATCAGAGAAGACAGAGTCCACAGGGAGACCCAGGAATGACAAGAAccagaggagaagatggagctgaagatccGGTGACGACAGACAAATTAAGGATGGACCAATGTCATCAAACAACACCTACAAATACAGAGGATAACATGCAGAGACATTAAACAGGGCATATAGAGGGTCTTTAAGTGAACACATAGCCCATCAATCAACACTTActaataataaactataaacaCTACAATAAAAACTCAAACTGCTTAATGCATATTttgtaaaaatctgttttctatctgtctgtgtttcctgcaggacCTGTCTGTCAGGGTCTTCACAGTCTTCTTCTGTTTGGCCCTTGGATTTATCAGGCCTCCAGGGAAGCCACTGAGCTGCATCACGGGACGATTCCACATCCAGCCAGACTGTCCATCTGGGCTGGCTCTgatccttcacctcctcctcctcctcctcttcatcctcctcttcttcctctgtgagTACACATGAACATGAAGCtccatttctttttgttttgatatttATAGCATCACCACAGCTGCCTTACTTAGCACCagctgtgattttgttttaCCTGCATTGGGCTGAATCCAACCTCCCCGCTCTTGTTGGACCATCCAGGCTTTCCAACCCCGGGCCCCCAACTCCCCAATCCTCGCCTCCCCACTATCCCAGAAAGGCTCAAAGAAGTCAACCTGCAAGTGAGAACATTCTGTTTTTCACTTTACTAAAATTATAGGCATTTCAAGAAATGTGAATTAACCAGTTTTAATAAATTACCTGCTGCTTGGTGGACAGCTTTCGTACACTGTCGGGTTTGTAGAAAGTAAAGTCGATCATGGCTTGAAATAGAGTAATCGCCTTCTCAGAGTGACCCGACTGACGCAAGAAATGACACTGCTGTGCAAAAATATCTGCACAGAAGAAAAGATCAAACTATTTTCCAATCTTCTGCTTCTGAagaaatacaagtaataaagtCTAGGCAAGGAAATCCATTAATCACACACATAATTTAcatctgcagcaccatgctgaggatgttctatgattctgtggtggccagtgttgcgttttttacgctgtggtctgctggggcagcagcatgaatgtagcagacagtaacagactggacaaactgatcaggagggctggttctgttctgggggtggagctggacccccttcatgctgtagctgacaggaggatgctggtccaactcctctctatcctagacaacaccttcCAGCCCCTatacagtgtgctggctggacagatgAGCACCTTCAGACAGAGGCTGATCAGCCTAGTAATTagatgcgagtgtgtgtgtagatgtgttagcgttcttatttttaaattctcctgccatcttgtgtgtacctctaactgtgacagcaatgaaagtgtgcaaaataatttccctctgggattaataaagccTTTTGAATCTTGAAAAACTAGAAACTTGAAAAAAGCAACAGCAGAACAAAATCTCATACCCAACATGTCCTCCTCAGTCCCTGGCAGTGCGGGGTGAGAGACCATGCTGCCATCTCTTACAGCGCTGAGAGTGCTTAGGCACTTTCCATAGGCAGAATTGACCTTTGACACAGAGAAATTGCTAAAGTAGCTCTGGGTGAAAAGCAGATACTTCTTCCACAAGGGGGCGCTGTTTGGATGAAGGAACACCTGATGTGTGACAGAAAACCAGTTGACCTCAAAATAAGCAAGCAAACT
Above is a window of Betta splendens chromosome 22, fBetSpl5.4, whole genome shotgun sequence DNA encoding:
- the nrde2 gene encoding nuclear exosome regulator NRDE2, with protein sequence MALFPAFAEVSSNKLEDSSKELDWLNNKSFQTGHAISLHSRFLEKESSVSRDVSSADERQEEKSNVPPKRKKQKKTEQKRKKKKKHRKKSGRYSDSSGPDSDTIYPSDLKKEYEGQRSQAAPLASRFSWLDDVQSPTEQTFCVDRKPDPANWTYKSLYRGDVARYKRKGSSSLGLDLRRQEIRWEESEKKKGADKKKSADRYFSTVTRQILRSEPPLPTLPTKPEGSNVIKSSFLPLGDTEDKKRVETSARMQTSSENPLGVYDSSTSLWLQGKGQQDQQEEDGQTDLSAVLLAKKTEEFNRQLREQPADTQLWIKFIKYQDELSTVFGGKEEQLGTDAVEQRKSSYKAVLEKKLSIAERAVATNPKCIVLQLERLKICQELWEPSALAKEWKKLVFLHPNSAPLWKKYLLFTQSYFSNFSVSKVNSAYGKCLSTLSAVRDGSMVSHPALPGTEEDMLDIFAQQCHFLRQSGHSEKAITLFQAMIDFTFYKPDSVRKLSTKQQVDFFEPFWDSGEARIGELGARGWKAWMVQQERGGWIQPNAEEEEEDEEEEEEEVKDQSQPRWTVWLDVESSRDAAQWLPWRPDKSKGQTEEDCEDPDRQVLFDDIGPSLICLSSPDLQLHLLLWFLSFLGLPVDSVFSDALCQSDLLLENLSLLTQGTDLQHPLTSHDLPDLGINAVGHMTTLQGTKKLAGLGKHGERFVTNVFNMVQAFLPTHHRAVLSLCWMQYEKVKVFHCLQGSNKKRLRSQGKRSKRVAKRLLKEPENRSSLVLWREYAHMEWMLGNLDEARKVFSTATAMGGTEGLSSPSFCELCLLWAQLEVEDCTTVRGGRLKDVTASPAVSVLTKLADGNSSFTPASPQSISPVSILKARKAYEQALSAGLSVLDENPNSPPSGKKGPETLRLRGLVGCSALFQYLTVGISAANEVYSQARGKMEELHHKLTNSDGEAECARAEFTYITKLASECKVLAVQQAALLRYHNSVIVFPLATLRHTLTSALSSWPSSTTLWSIYVQVENHYHSAGRARRFFHSVTKDSNSVVPHLFAIVAEQQRKQLVDAAQRSCSHDVALPILPENGLSHRIRRLFENAIASEMGAHCPLLWRMYMHFLVSEGKVDKARGIFYRALQNIPWAKGLYMDAVQLFPEHLQEFTDLMMEKELRLRLPLEELDILLEN